From the Mustelus asterias unplaced genomic scaffold, sMusAst1.hap1.1 HAP1_SCAFFOLD_196, whole genome shotgun sequence genome, one window contains:
- the LOC144485509 gene encoding uncharacterized protein LOC144485509, with the protein MEMWGLWEGIQLPIAAGNASAQSHWGETIHLLHVRERIHSVIPPADPPVHIEERLFNHADGDHNSKSPEDLVMHQSIHTEKQFCCSYCGKLFKRSQNLIEHKRIHTGERPFTCSVCGKGFTRSSHLATHRLVHTDNRPFKCTECAKSYKTTSDLLIHQRVHNEERPFRCTVCGKGFTLLSSLQKHQRVHTGERSFTCSLCGKGFIYLTSLRSHQLVYSDKKPFKCSECEKSFKTSSVLLRHQQVHSGERPFTCSDCGQGFTRSSKLQTHQHIHTGEKPFTCSECGKGFSHSSHLLRHQHTHNGERLFTFSECEMGFTQSTHLLN; encoded by the coding sequence atggaaatgtggggattgtgggaagggattcagttacccatcgctgctggaaatgcatcggcgcagtcacactggggagagaccattcacctgctccatgtgcgggaaaggattcattcagtcatcccacctgctgacccaccagtTCACATTGAAGAGAGGCTTTTTAACCATGCTGACGGTGATCACAACTCTAAAAGCCCTGAGGACCTGGTCATGCACCAATCTATTCACACCGAGAAACAGTTCTGCTGCTCTTACTGTGGGAAGTTATTTAAGCGATCACAGAATCTCATTGAACacaaacgcattcacactggggaaaggccgttcacctgctctgtgtgtgggaagggattcacacgatcatcccacctcgctacacaccgactggttcacactgataacagacctttcaaatgtactgaatgtgcgaagagttataaaaccacaagtgatctgctgatacaccagcgagttcacaatgaggagaggccattcagatgtacagtgtgtgggaagggattcactctgttatccagcctccagaaacaccagcgagttcacaccggggagaggtcgttcacctgctccttgtgtggaaaaggattcatttatttaaccagcctcagatcacaccaACTTGTTTACTCGGATAagaaacctttcaaatgttctgaatgtgagaagagctttaagacctccagtgttctgctgagacaccagcaagttcactccggggagagaccgttcacctgctccgactgtggacagggattcactcgttcatccaaactgcaaacacaccagcacattcacaccggggagaaaccgttcacttgctctgagtgtgggaagggattttctcactcatcccacctgctgagacaccaacacactcacaatggagagagactgttcaccttctctgagtgtgagatgggattcactcagtcaacccatcTTCTAAATTGA